Below is a window of Poecile atricapillus isolate bPoeAtr1 chromosome 2, bPoeAtr1.hap1, whole genome shotgun sequence DNA.
AGATATCCTTACAACCCCATCAATGGCAAAGCCAAAACAGGACTACTCACGCACTCCAGGACAGTTGTTGTCTCTTATCAGTTCTCTGGGCTTTGTAAGTAATTTTCACTGTATTTGAAGTACTTAATCCTTTTCGTTTATTTACTATCTTAAATTCAATAGTTGGCATGATAAGGCTATTCTTGCATCTCTTCTCTCAGCTCGTAGAGTGACTTATGGTATGTTTAGATGACTTTGACATTCTGATGTGATTACCTTGGACTGTATTTTGAATTGCTGACTTTTTGCGCGGCCAAACCCATGCAAACATCATAAAGAATGGGTGAAGTTACACTCTCAGTCCTGGATCGACAATTTGTTCAGACTCTATTAACTTTTAACTATGCTTCTTTCTGCTTGTTAGCATACTCCCCCTGTAGGAATGAAAGTGCCAGGGCAAAAATCAAGTCCATCATCTGACAGTCTGCATGGAGTGGTTTCTCCTGTCCCTATGGCCCAAAAGGAAAATACCCCTCTTTCAACTAAATTATTCAAAACACGTGAGTATACCAGGCCTTCTGCTGAGGAATACTCTGGCTGTAAGGTTCTgatcttttaattttatatgaATAGTTTGGACCCACTTCATAAAAGGTGTGATCCTATTGGTGTCTTGCTTTCCACCATTCTTCCAGAGCTTTACATCTGGCATGCTTTCACCTACTCTACTTATGTCATCTTCTGAGTGGTTTTGTTTGATTGGCTTTTTTCAAATCGTGACCCCTGAATTCAAAATCATTCTTTAACATTTTATGGAAATAGTGTCAGTTCTTGACATACTTTCACTGAAAATTGTTGAATATAGCAACGTATATCTTCATTTAAATTGTCTtatctttctgctttctcatttCTCACCTGAAACAAGGAAGAAGGCAATTATGCTGCTAATGTTTGTACTGCTTTTACATTCTTTGCAAgttcctaattaaaaaaatgcttgaaTCGACTATGCAGGAAAGATGACAAGAGAAATTGTCATCATGCATAGCTTTCCTTAGCTTCCTTTGACGTGAAAGCTTAGCATAGTGTGAAGTCAGTCAGTATATGTTGCCTGTTTGTATcaacatttgaattttttttctcttaagatCTGGATAATTCTCAATTAACACCTGTGATGCCAGCGAGGAGTTTAACTCCTACTCTGCTTCAGTCAAGAAACAGGTTTGGTACCTCCAGCCTCAGTAGTCAGTCTCACACAAACCTGTCCAGTGTGGAATCAGAAAACTGTAGCAGCCCCAGATGGGGGAAAGATGTAGAGGTCAGGACTGTTTCATCTTCCCACTCTAAATTAAAATTAGTTTGTACTTGTGTATAGAGTGTTGCAAATGTTTTCTACTTACTTGCCTCAGTTATTTCAAGTGTTGAGAAGCTTTCCTGCAGTAGAAGGAGCAGGGCCTGTAATTTGTGTTGAGTAGGATTTTGGATCAAACCAATATAACCTTTTTCTTCAAACAAATATTAGTCGTGTGTAATATAACAGGAGAAGCAAATCATATTGAGCCTGCAGCAAAGGACTGAAAGAGAAGGCTTCACTGACCATCACTGGTTTAGCCCTATGCTGCACAAGGTGGGAACTGCTGGGAGCAGTGTTTTTTTGGAAGCTGACCTTATCCCTATAGCTTTTTTTGCTCAGCATTGTGGGTGAAAGAATTTCTTTAAAAGACAGAACTTGGGAAAACAATAAAATCCACTTCAAATTTCTACTAGCTATTTAACTGAAAAGTTTAAGGCTTTTATTACTGAAGTGTTTTGTATCAACTAACCTAACACCAATAATTATATTTGATAATATTTtatcctaaaatattttattctattttaatgTGTTAATGAAATTCTGCACAAACACAAagctaaaaaataaatgctgttaCGCTATGTAGTTCCTTGCCATGAGTCCTATTTAGAGCATAGAGAACAACttacatttaaaacaatttattgTAATGTATCTATCTGTTCCTTAGGCCTTGGTTTCAGTATTGTGTTATCAAAACATCAGTGATATcagattttccttttgtcaCCTCTGATGTGTAATATACCACAGGGTACTATAATGGGGTTCTTTCCTTTGGACTTTCTTGGAAACTGAAAACTtattaaaaacttaaaaattcttaaaataaaaaattcttaaaataaaaccacaaataCAGCTTCTTGCTCtattttttcatcctttgaTGTTTAAAAATATGAGATTTTGTATTGTATTGCAAGCttattttaacttaaaaaaagtcaaattatCAAGTTATCCTTGATTTggtgttgattttttttgtattttggagTATGATTTTTCACTAGCAGTAGTTAGAATGAGTAACACTTTCAAAACTGTATTTCATTATGGAGGTTGTAataaagtatttcaaaataaacGTTTCTATACTGTTGTAATCATCTTTTTTCTTGATACTCAAAACCTAATGTGCTTTTTTGCAGCAAAGTGAAGATGAACCTCGTTCTGCAGCATGCAAACCCAGTACCAGTGGGTCAGCTCTCCTTTCAAATGTTACGTTGCCAAACAGCAAAGGTACTGAAGTTATAAAGAAAGAAGGACTTGAGTCTGCCATTTCTCCTATTGCCAGCAATGATTCTGGCAGTAGGGAGAAGTTGGAAAGTGGGCATTTGAGTATAACAGATACTCCTGTGAGCACTCTGGATGTGAAAGGTGTAGTAAGAAagtgtatttctgaaaataagatttggaaagaaaaagtcTGTGTAAATAAAAGAGACATGACTTATGAAACAGCAGAGACTTCCAGACTACAACAATCACTTTCAAGGCAGAATGAGCCTgtcaaagaagaagaaatgtttgaaaAGCCAGGTGTAAAAAGAAGCTTTGAATCAGTTGACACTAGTCCTTGTCAGGAACTTAACTATGTTAAAAAAAGCAATGCAGAATATAAACGTGGCTGTCAGATCTCAGAATTTCCAACAAACAAAGGGACAGGTTTGACAACAGAAATTCAATCCTTAATGCTTTGTAATGACGGATGCCTATCTGACACCTGCAAAAGCAAGGAAGAAGTTAGGAGTTTTATTAGTAACCAGGGAACAGCAGAAAGATTGCTTACTCCAACTGTAGCTAAAAATCTTATGTGTGATCTGGATGCAGACTGTGGAAAGGATGATGAAAAGGAGTACATGAACTCAAGTTTTTTAGGCACTGATGATGAAAAACCTTTAGGTGTCTTCAGTGCAGATTCTGACTTACTTCCTGAAGTGCCTGTTACAGAAAGCCATCTAGAAAAACAGCTTTTAGATTTGGACAGAAGTGTTAAAGACCTCTCCTTTGAGGAACCAAAATCTGAAGGTGTGCTAATAACATCACCAGAGTCCCAAGGTGTCTCACAGAGTGGAGAGGAGGCACATACAGTCCAGGACTGCAAGCCATTACATCAGAAAAAGGATAATGACCAAAAACACATGGAAGAAACTTACCTTGACACAGTATCTTCTCCTTCAGAAAAGATGATGGAAGCACTGagtctcttaaaaaaaaatgctgttgtttTTCGGAGTTATAATAGTCCAATCAATATATCCAATATATCTGAGCCATGCAGCATGACTTCCTTAGATATAACGGATCTTTCACCCGCTTGCAGTGGCTCTTACCCAACAGCTATCACTCCATTACAGAAAGGAAGACCATATCACATCTATCAGGTACGTAAGGAGACTTTGATACATAGAGAGACTTCGTGCATGCATTGGACATTAGGGacctgaaattatttcagtggtaaaaattaggaaaaactCAAGTTGAGATAGTCTGTCAAAATGATCTTTGTTGGCAGGGTTTCCTTTCTGCACTTGTGTGtccaaaattataatttctgtAAGAATTTAGCAGTAGCTTTATGTTCATTGTTTTGCCTTTGGCTCAACATGCATTGACTGTCCATCTCGGAGAAATCTTTGCTGTTACAGTGAACTGATTTTAAAATCCCGTGCTATTTTGCCTCATTCTGCTCCTAGTGCAGTTATTATCCTGCCAAATAATCTACCAAAATGGTCTCTTCAGCTTCTGGTAACTGCCACTGTACCTGctacttgcttttttttaatcctggtAAAAGTGATGGTGTAGTGTATTCTGTCAAGTGTCAGTTACAAGTCTATTACAGAGACATAAACTGTGATAGCTGCTGGATGTGACACTGGAGGAAGAACTTAGGGAAAAATTTCTCAAAGAGTAGACATCTTTGTGCTTCAAGACTGTTGAGATAAAGCAATGGAAGCACATTTCACATGTGCTTTTCAGGGACTGTTATGTGATTTGTTCTTGACTTGAACTTAAGTATCAGTATCCATGACTAAACGTGGAGATGGGAGTTTCTGAGCTGGTTTTATTTGACATCTGAAATCCTTGTCTCATCTTTTCAGACCCCTCATCGAGGGGATGCTGGCACACCGTACAGGACTCCAAAGAGTGTTCGAAGAGGAGCTGCCCCCGTAGAAGGTGAACGCATCCTGGGGACTCCAGACTACCTGGCACCTGAGCTGCTTTTGACACAGCCTCATGGTAAGACAAACCAGCCGTCTGCCAGTACCTGAAAAGTGACATCTTTACATTTCTAAATATCTGTAGAACTGTAAACCCTTCAAGCAGTAAGATTGGGAATTCTTCAAAAATAGCTAATGCTAAGCTTTTGCCATCATGGATGGCTGTGTTTgcttcagctgctccttccaTTCATTTGCTGCTTTCTCATAGCCACAGGTTTTGGCTGTCCATCACAGTCTTGCTTGCCAGTCAGCATTGGAAACTGCTTTGGCAGCCTGAGACTTGTATGTTGCTTAGGAGTAGCAACTTGGACATCCTGAGTGCCTCTAAAGATTCTTCAGGAAAGGAGGAATTTAGTGAAATTTTAGATTAAAAGGCTTAAGCCTccaattttttttagaatgtcTTCTGGGTTTATTGATATTAAAGTGTTATGTGAAGCCAGACAATTTTATGAAGTTGCCTTAAAATCATATATTGAGTTGAGTGACCTTGTGAAACACTTCAGATATCTGACAGGATTTTCTGTATAAGGGTGCAGTAATAGTCATCAAATTTTTggaggttgtttttttgggtttgtttcttttcaaaatactataCTAAAATATCACAACTTTGAAGGGCATAACTTCCTTTGTCTCAGATTCTGAGATCTGCTGATATTAACAAAAAGTATGAAATAGTTTTCTGCTAACTTGCAAGAAGCATTAGCAAAAATTAAATGCCATGTATCAATTTCTAGTACAGTTATTGATgcttaattgcattttatttccatCTCAAAAGCATACTACTATTTTATAGAGCTGCAAGTCTTGGGAAAATTACATGAGAGAGAGACCTTAATTGAGAGGTAGTGATTACTGTCCTGtggaacaaaaaaattctgctaATATAAATTAACTAAAACCCTATGAAGAGATTTAACAATTTAATggtaaaaactgaaaatactaAACGTATGTAGTTGTTGTTTTGCACTTCCATTTAGGATTCCTGGTTATCTGGCAGATGTTAAAACTGAATAATATTTTGTAAATGTAATTAGTGCTAATTAGACCATGTGAAATTTGGTCACAAGGTGATTTCTTTCTGGTTACTGGGTTTTCAGGACTTCAGTGAAAACTTGTAGAGTCTGGAGTTTGTGTCAGGAAATTACAAATCTTGCAATACCTTCAGCAAAGCTAGGGTTTTGGGAACTTCAAAATTTTCCCCACTGAATATTTTGCATGTTGAGCTGCTTGTAAATGTAGTTAATCCTAAATTAATCATATtacaaaactattttatttttgtttctaacTTAGATTTAACATTGCCATCTTTCTTTATTGTGGAATACTaccttagaaaaaaaaatttcattccTATGCCCTCTGAGAATCATACTTGGTATTCAGTGTTcgtatttgtttggtttttttgacaataattgtaatatttttacttcattGTCTTTTCATATGCAGGGACTCTGATCTCTGGTGAGTTTTCTGTATTCTGTGCAGGAGTGAAGTGTTCAGCATAAGTGAACAGTCAAAGTATGACCAGATCACAGTTTCTGAGAACATTGTTTGGGTGAACAATGTTTCTTTATAGAAAGACATGTCCAATATGCCTCCACATAAAAAAGTGTGATGCTCACAAAAACAGGAAACATCATATCATTGTGACTAAGCTATAAGAAATCACACATGTAAACATGTACTTCAGAAGGAAAATCAGTATTCTTAAATTGTGTATCAGGAGGTAAAGCCAGAGATACTTTTCTCATTGCTGCCTTTCACTTTATTTCGCTTTATTGCAGTCAGTCTGATTTACTTTGCCTGTGGGTGAAGGAGGTTCAGATGCTCAAGACCTGGTGTTATGCTTCTTActtcaaatcacagaatcatagaacatcccaagttggaagggacctacaaggaCCATTTGAGTCCAACTCCACTCCCATCACAGGACAgcaccaagagtcacaccatgtgcctgggagagttgtccaaatgctttccttcccaggcttggtgctgtgaccacttccctggggagcctgttccagtgcccagccaccctctgggtgaaaaagcttttaatatcccacctaaacctcccctggcacagcttcatGCTGTCCCTGGGTCCTGTTTCAAAGGGATGTGGTAGGAGTTAATCTAATTTTAGTTAAACTTTGTGTGGAAAAAATTGCTGCTGAAACCTGGTTATGACATTGTTCAGGTTGTGATCTTCTTAGACTTTGACTGAAGCTGGGAGTATTTTACTGAACATCAGGTACTCTAACAACAATGGATATGAACTCACTGCTTTGATGTGCTTAGCTTGGTGGGGCACTCTTACTGCTGTTAGGAGTTGCTAAAAGTGCATTAGATTACTGGTTAAACACTTTGGGTTTTAGCATTTCTAAACTTAACAGTCTTTGTGAAATGGCTCAAAACATGCATTTGCTTGGAAGCATCTTAGGTTCTTTTATATGCCAAAAAACCAAGAACaattatatttattatcttttgaagttggtttgttgtttttttttaacagcaatcATGGCATCTATTCTTTATACAGTAGAGTGGGCATGTCTTGAAGATGCAGAAAGCTTAGAATGCATGCAGTGGTGTCTGGGATTGCTTTGCCTGCTGGTTTCTATGTAGATTAACAGGAGAGATTGGCAAAAAGACAAAACCCTGGAATGTGGAAAACTAGAACTATTGAATAACAAAGCAGAGATAGCTAGTAACTAGCTACACATTGCCCCAGTCAATTCAGTGTAATGGAAGGCAATGCCAGCTTCATGTGTGCTGGCTCATTTCTGCAAGCTTCGTGATGTTCATCATAATTtagacaaacaaaaattaagttCAGTAGTCTAAAGTTTTGGagacttttaaaataactgAGAGAAGGGCACAGGTGGCAACATGGAGCACTCATCCAGGCTCTAGTCATGAGGCATCTATTTCTTATCACAAAACAATCTCTTGGAGAAGTCAGCTCCTGGGTTCTCTGTGACGGAAGTTGATAATTATATTGTTACTAAGAGCCCCCTTGGT
It encodes the following:
- the MASTL gene encoding serine/threonine-protein kinase greatwall isoform X2, which codes for MKKADMINKNMVHQVQAERDALALSKSPFIVHLYYSLQSANNIYLVMEYLIGGDVKSLLHIYGYFDEEMAVKYISEAALALDYLHRHGIIHRDLKPDNMLISNQGHIKLTDFGLSRVTLNREINMIDILTTPSMAKPKQDYSRTPGQLLSLISSLGFHTPPVGMKVPGQKSSPSSDSLHGVVSPVPMAQKENTPLSTKLFKTHLDNSQLTPVMPARSLTPTLLQSRNRFGTSSLSSQSHTNLSSVESENCSSPRWGKDVEQSEDEPRSAACKPSTSGSALLSNVTLPNSKGTEVIKKEGLESAISPIASNDSGSREKLESGHLSITDTPVSTLDVKGVVRKCISENKIWKEKVCVNKRDMTYETAETSRLQQSLSRQNEPVKEEEMFEKPGVKRSFESVDTSPCQELNYVKKSNAEYKRGCQISEFPTNKGTGLTTEIQSLMLCNDGCLSDTCKSKEEVRSFISNQGTAERLLTPTVAKNLMCDLDADCGKDDEKEYMNSSFLGTDDEKPLGVFSADSDLLPEVPVTESHLEKQLLDLDRSVKDLSFEEPKSEGVLITSPESQGVSQSGEEAHTVQDCKPLHQKKDNDQKHMEETYLDTVSSPSEKMMEALSLLKKNAVVFRSYNSPINISNISEPCSMTSLDITDLSPACSGSYPTAITPLQKGRPYHIYQTPHRGDAGTPYRTPKSVRRGAAPVEGERILGTPDYLAPELLLTQPHGTLISGSAVDWWALGVCLFEFLTGIPPFNDETPTQVFQNILKRDIPWPEGEEKLSENAQNAIGILLTIDTTKRAGLKELKHHPLFHGVDWDNLQNQTMPFIPQPDDETDTSYFEARNNAQHLTVSGFSL
- the MASTL gene encoding serine/threonine-protein kinase greatwall isoform X1; this encodes MKKADMINKNMVHQVQAERDALALSKSPFIVHLYYSLQSANNIYLVMEYLIGGDVKSLLHIYGYFDEEMAVKYISEAALALDYLHRHGIIHRDLKPDNMLISNQGHIKLTDFGLSRVTLNREINMIDILTTPSMAKPKQDYSRTPGQLLSLISSLGFHTPPVGMKVPGQKSSPSSDSLHGVVSPVPMAQKENTPLSTKLFKTHLDNSQLTPVMPARSLTPTLLQSRNRFGTSSLSSQSHTNLSSVESENCSSPRWGKDVEQSEDEPRSAACKPSTSGSALLSNVTLPNSKGTEVIKKEGLESAISPIASNDSGSREKLESGHLSITDTPVSTLDVKGVVRKCISENKIWKEKVCVNKRDMTYETAETSRLQQSLSRQNEPVKEEEMFEKPGVKRSFESVDTSPCQELNYVKKSNAEYKRGCQISEFPTNKGTGLTTEIQSLMLCNDGCLSDTCKSKEEVRSFISNQGTAERLLTPTVAKNLMCDLDADCGKDDEKEYMNSSFLGTDDEKPLGVFSADSDLLPEVPVTESHLEKQLLDLDRSVKDLSFEEPKSEGVLITSPESQGVSQSGEEAHTVQDCKPLHQKKDNDQKHMEETYLDTVSSPSEKMMEALSLLKKNAVVFRSYNSPINISNISEPCSMTSLDITDLSPACSGSYPTAITPLQKGRPYHIYQTPHRGDAGTPYRTPKSVRRGAAPVEGERILGTPDYLAPELLLTQPHGSAVDWWALGVCLFEFLTGIPPFNDETPTQVFQNILKRDIPWPEGEEKLSENAQNAIGILLTIDTTKRAGLKELKHHPLFHGVDWDNLQNQTMPFIPQPDDETDTSYFEARNNAQHLTVSGFSL